In the genome of Perca flavescens isolate YP-PL-M2 chromosome 21, PFLA_1.0, whole genome shotgun sequence, the window attcatgcaccatcttgaaatacgttagtcGGTTAGGGACATACAGgatatactgctccgcctttcgcgttttcacTGTCACAAGATAAACTCACAAGTACTGCtaaggaccacacgtattcaaaatccaaagttcaggaacaggagtcttcttcttcgcccagaaaaatattttaatataatattataaatataggatattgaaaagagcaagagaccagctttttgaagtgtgaaggctaccgtagctgtaatacgtactttgaactgcgtggtgcgagagagttgattgcgatatatgatctcaacgctagatgggagaaattcctacacattggacctttaacaaatCAGACAAAAAATGTACGAGCTCAAAGCTTTGCTGCCTTATCGGAATGCACAACATTCACTGATTTTGCTTTATGAACCATTATCAGCACGGATGTCAGTGTCCGtctactgtctctctgtctgctgcaGCAGCAATTTTTTCAAAGCAATTCCAAATTAGATGTTTTATACATTTGACAATGTCTAATTTTTGCCTTACACAATATTTCAATGGAGTAAAATTGATTGCAACCTTACTTACCACTGTCTACCTGTCATAATCTTAAAAGTTATTTAATGAGTTGATTGGTTTACATCTGAATTTGATCATAAGAGAAATATATCAGTGGCCTGCAGAAGGTATCTATAATTATTTACTACTGTACAACTCTGTTTACTCTCTTTGGTGAATATTATTTTGTTGACAGCCACACGTTGGTGTGCAAAAGCCTGGTCAGAGCTACATCCGATCACATTTGTTTAGAACGAGGTTTATGCAACATTAGTATATGAGGGATCAGGGCGGTATGTTACATCATATCAAACCTGCTGGCAATTACAACAGGGACAAATCAGCATTTCTCCATGCTCTATATAATACCATTAGAATCCTCTGGCCCAAGGACCAgaatctttgctttttttgcctCTGAGTTTCTATTGAGGATAGAGTCTCATTGTGATTCTGCGAGGGATAAGTCACGCTGTGTGCTGGCTGGCTTTGCTTGCTGCTGCTTCCATTGGGGCATTCACTGTGTCAAGAATGGTGAGAGTCATCTGActaaagaacaaacagcaaagCCCTGAGGAAAGATAAGCCAGCTGACCCTCTGTTAAAATGTAGTTTTAGAGAGCAGTCATAATGTCAATATCTCATGCCATATTAAATGAGGTTATGCTCCATTTTCTGTATTTGCCACATACAGATGAACATACAGCATATGTTTTATTGTGTGTTGATGAATGACAAAACATTTAGCAAGAGACATTAGCAACAACAGAAGGGTGGGATGGGGTTTCCATGTATAATTAGGGAGCTTTATCTCCTTTTATATCCTTTTATCCACATGCTGTAGGTGCCAGAAAAACGAAGCTTTCCTGCAAACGAAGGATACAGACCTGTAGGCTGGCAAGCTCTGAGGAGAGGCTGGAATACCAACAGGGTGTCAGCTTTCCCTAGAGGCAGTCAGTCCAATGACCTCCCCACAGGCACCAGCTTAGACCCCAACAGGAAGtcctctctgatgaaaacaaccAGCATAGACCCCCTCAACCATGCTCCTCTGCATCAAACAACTGTTGCCGATCCCTTCAAACCCTCACACACTCTGCTGCAAAGGACAAACAGCACAGATACAAACAAGACACATACGCCTTTGCATAGAACAGGCAGTGTTCAGCCTATAAGGGCAACAGCCCCGCTGTGTAGAACGAACAGTATCTCACAGCcttcacacatacagacaaactcCGCTGTGACTACACTCATCCCTCAGAACAAAGCCGGCttctcctccatcaccatctcaTCCAGAAAATTGAGCAGATCATGCAGTTTGCCTGGCCCCGACACCTGCAACCATTCTTCCCGATCCAGTGCATCCACTTCTTCGCCACTATCCCACCAGTCCATGGACCCAAACGCCAGGCAGGTCACAGTGCAGAGGAAGGCCACTATAGTCAAAGTGACAGAGGAAAGGATGATGTCCAGCCCGAGCACAAAAAGGGCAGGGACCCCAACAACTAGCCATACTTTGGACACAGTGGTCCACAGAAGAAAGGCTACCATCATCAAAGTGACAACGCATAAGGAGAGCTACAGTCCAGCCAAGGCAGGGTGTGGGACGAGGCACCCAGAGTACAGACACAGCTACACAGAGGGAGTGTACAAGGAAAACAGCATGTGGAGTCCCGGAAAGCATTCACAACACAATGCAGCACCTTCATATCACCATCTGGATTCCACAAAGGGGCCAAACTCAGCCGAAGCACCAAATGCATCCACTTCAGATCCAGAGAAAAATGGCAGAACACTACACAGATCCACGCTGAGTCTTTTTGTGAGCAACCTCCCTGCTATAGCAGCACCAGCTCCCTCAGTGGTTTCTCCAAAGGCTGTTGGACAGAGATCGGACAGGCTGCACAGACCACTCAGCTGCTATGGCAATATGTTTGGACACACTGAGCAAAGCAAAGAGAACGTGACACAACCAGCCACCAGTAAATGGAGCTTTGAGCAACCACAAGAGACCAATATCAACCCTGTGAACTCCGACAGTAGTTTCATCAGCCGGCGAACAGCAGCAAAAGAAGCAGATCAGCTAGTGGCAGACACCCTGAAGCCAAACGGAGGCCAGAAAGAAAGATTACCGCCAGAGATTGCAGTGAGGAGAGCGTCCCCCTGTCTAACTCTCATCAAGGCTCCGGGTAGGTTTCTCGGTCCCACTTTGACAGTCTTCCTGTCAGCACACAGGCTCCCTTTATCTCTGATCTCCATTTTCAAAGGATAGCGATGTCTAAATATACACCTCCTTTGTGCCATTTGTGTGAAGTTATTAGAAACACTGCAGCGTTCTGGGGCCTAACTCTGAAGTTTGATATTGTCTTTCACCTTTGATGTCTTATTGATGGGCGTTTTAGGGTTGTTTTAGTATGATTCCTTCATCTGATGCCTTGAGTGCATTTGACACTCATGCCAGATATCTGTGCTGATGTCAAATAGCATTTCCCAGACGCAGAGGCCCATTCTCATTTTCACCTTCTTTCATTTTCCCACGCATCTCTTCGCACGCATAATCTATTCTAGTCCTCCTTTTCACTGACAGCACAGGGGAGGAAGAGAAATCACAAGCTGCTAAACACGGTGAAAATAAAGTATTAGGATGTGTTAGAGTCAATATTGGCATCCAGATCCTGCAAGGTAGCTATTACATTTGGGTGTATTTCTTCATGTTATGTAGGACAAAACTATTTTCACACGAAAATCTACTTCAGGATTGATGCTTGGGTTTTGGTTATGGTTTAATGGTTTAGGAAAGTGAGAtgtgttcaacattttggtagacttatttgctttctcaaagatatttttttggggcattgtaggcctttatttatataggacagctgaagacatgtaaggggagagagagggggaattatatgcagcaaagggctgcataTCGGAGACGAACCTTGCTCATCAATTAACATGTTTGATGGCCTTGTTGTCACTGTGAGGTCGCCAGGCAACCAGCATAGGTTCCAAGAAGTTACTGCGCtcggccaagaaatagtccagcacatAACACCCCGGAAGACCACAGTTCTCAATGGATTTAAAATGGCTGAAACAGCCAGATCAAGCTATTATTTGGGAATGCTAAATATTCAGGTGAATTAGTAATATGGGAAGGGAGGTTTCTAATAAGCGAGTGTGTTTCTTCATTCATGatttcttttctctgtgtgaaattattaattattccTTAATCGCATTCATTAAGACTGTTATCAATTAATTACAGAGGCCTGGGGCAACATCATTTAAATTCAACGTTTCATACAGTCAACCTCCAAATGAGGCAGGACGTTATGAAAAAGTGTTAAAATCTGCCAGTAGTGCATGGCAGCCGGTGTCACTTACTCTTCAGTTACATCAAAGTCCTCTTGCGTTTTAGATCCCCATTCACATCAGTCTCAAGAGGAAGTGCTTGCCCTCAATGCAGCTGCCATCATAGCAAATATCAAACTCCAAAGACAACTTAGTAAGAAGAAGACACCAAATGGCAATTGTGAGAAGGACTCCGCTGCATCACCCCAGGGAAATGCTGGTATGATCACTTCTCTCTTCCCCTCATATGTAATCATATTTTCTCACCTTATAAAACATTGATCTTTGTTACAGTTAACTGTAAATGTTGCAAGCTCAACACTTTGTTTTCATGGTCTTTGATTGAATCAATACAGATCAAGGGAAATTCCTCGGCTCTTACTTACTGTGCCTATTTGATTCATTCCAAGAAGTAACTTGTCAATGCAggcctagtctcgcattgccagaccttcctccacagcactgggggagggtctggctagtccacacagcattccgagatgggagaaaaacatgctctggtttattggcatttctttaaaccaatcacaatcgtcatgggcggcgctaggtgtcggacagagccacggtgccgctgcaaaatagcctcaggaaggaacttgttttggtgaaaggtgtacgttcaaaagttgttttagtcgtgcaacagaaaactcagattggacacatAGTCTTCCTGGacagatttaccctgcagagatctgaggagcagttaaccatagtcctcataaatccaaaGGAGttaaaaattccaacacaaagaaagcggaaggtatcTGCTTTCTTTTACCACCGGTACGGGAGCATtctcggaagtggaacgtcgtggatatagactatggcAGGCCCAGAGGGCTATTATGCATTGTGCCCAGGCATAATAAGACGCAAACAATTTGATTTTCTCTGCCTTAGCTGTGACAGAGGACGGGAAATGTATGAAGCCACATCCAGATCAAAGAACAGTCCAGCGCCACAACCAGTCTCATGCTCCATTTGTTCCGCTGAGCCCTGACCCTCAAACTCTTTCTCTACAGGTGAGTTCAGAGGTATTTTTTTGCCAATAAAACAAACTCGTGGGGATTTAATTCTCCAAATAAGAATGTTAAGCATATagatatgataatataaagatatGACCCTTCAGAACAATGCAATGTCTGTATGTAGCATGTAGCATGACCAGTATAACCAAAGAGTGATGTTGTTTTCTTGAATTGCATTAGagaaatataaacatatttttttgcttttaaatcCCTATGTAGTTAATTATCTGACCCCTCAGGTCTATCTTAACCCCTTTAGGGATTTCGACACCCTCCCCCCCCAGGCTGGCAACCACTGTAGTACACTAATGGGGGTATAACACATTTGTTATTGGCTTTTGAGTTTTCCATGGGGTGCCCCAGAGCTATATTCTAGAGTGGGGGGAGTTGGAAATGGGAAGTTGGGCTTAAGCGTTTTGTCAAGAAGAGCAATATGTTTCTGGTTTTGACAGGACGCACTGCAGCAGTCCAGACCAGACTTCATCAGTCGTTCCAAGAGCAGACTGCAAGAGCTGGAGCGAAGAGCACAGGAAAGGAGGGATCTGGCGGATTCGGTAGACCCACGGTCCGATGCTGCTCTCAGGCAGAGGAGAGCCCGCAGTGCCCAGTGTACCTCTCTGAATGGTACTGTGCCAGCAGCCTCTCTCACCTCTCTCATCCACTGTACTGCCTATTATCCTATTGCAGCTGCAGTGGCTGTTTGCCACATCATaatcacacacatatatgtacagAACAAAGAGCAATACGGGGTAGTTTTCAGCcaatatgtgttgttttttcaagGCTCAGAGCCAGAGCAATATTTTTGGATTTAAGCTTCCGATAAGTAAAAATGTTCTCAATCATACATAATATTCACATTTAGTATTTGCTTGAAGTGGACAATCCACTAAAGTCCTCTACTGTAACCCCAAATACTGATTTAGCAGTAGTTTTAGACAGGGTGATCCACCACAACTACTCAATGACAGGCAAACAACTCATTAAGATTTGGTACAGAAATTAATTTATCGAAATTGCACAGAAAAgtgtaatgaataaataaaatatatataaaaaggttCAAAGAAAATTATGAAGAAAATAGCAGAACAGAATctgaaatgtaataaaaagacattttcagccTGGTTTATCATCTAAACTATTTTTAGGCCTACTGTTAAGGAAAAACATGAAGGAGAGAAAAAGTAAGAGAACTGGCACACCGGGCCAAGCTGTGACTAAATACAATAAAAGGCACTTGAAGTAAGATATGAAACAAATGGCTTTATTGCATATTTATATATGCAAGTGCTCCTTTATTGAATAACAAGGTCTCAGAGCGATTGCCTTGGATTGCATTGGATTTTAGCAAAAATATATCTGTGACCTTCAAATGTCATTAGGCTCTCGATGCAGTGTTCTGTCTGATGAGATTCCCAGGCTTCACAGTAAACAATAAAGAATTTAAAGATTTGTGACAGTGATTTTGtagctctctctgccctctACTGGCATTAACAAAAAATACACCAGTGGGCCATTGGCAGCTGGGAAATCCCATTTTTCATCAGTGTTCATGTATAAATGTTTATGAAAACTTTCAGTTCCTGCATCATGGTGGAATGATACTTGTCTTGAGAAGCCAGTAGAGAAGGTAGAATGCATGGCtttgtatataataatattgtctGTTCTTTTAGGAGGTTCCAATATGATTGAATATGATTTTTCTGTAAGACAGGTTTTCAGTCTCTTCAAACACAATGAAAAGCTAGAGTGATTTACTGCTATGCTTCAAAACCTTCAACTTAatcagcattgtgtgtgtgtgtgtgtgtgtgtgtgtgtgtgtgtgttttccagatAACCTTTTCAAACCCAGGGATAGAGCCATTACTGGGAAAGAAATGCAGCTGAGATCTAAGCGGTGAGTTCCGTCTCAATCTCTAACTCGGCCCACTGTCAGATGCTTCTTCTTTGTAGGCAGATGCATTCTTATCTCTTGTATTGCATTCACATGTGAAGGAATAGCCTGTATCAATGACATGTCCATACAAAGTATGCTGCTTTTTGTTCCTCTGCCAAGATATTTGCCGTGCCTTTTCATCCTGACATGttctttttctccctttctttGCTTCACTTGTTTATTTTGCTTCCTGGCAGATCCACCTATTAATCAGGAAGACATTTTAGACTGAGGTGTTAGACTCTGGATTTATACAGAATATAATGTTGCATGTAGTTGATAGACAGTGAACAGTGGTGCATGGAAAGTGAATGACTGTATTTGGATAATAGATACTGTACACACGTTTGCTACATTCTTTTAAATAACCCCAAACTGCCATATTTTCTTCAACAATCTTAAAAGAAACGAAATGATCATTTTGTTACAGTTCGCATGTTgaggttaaaaagaaaaaacaggaagagaagaagagggaggCGTGTTTGAGCAACAGACAGCGAGTTgaactttttaaaaaggtaatcTCTATATCTTTTTTGTCAAAACAGATAAATAAAACCAATTAAAGCTCACTAAGCTGCAGTCAAACATTCAACCCCACatcattgtattttttgttatttaattatTGTGAAGACACCAAATATGCCAAATCAGGCTTACTTTGGGAGATTTGTGTTTAGAATGATGCAAAAGACAtctaaaatattttcatttgattAAATAGTGCAGCCATAAAAAGCAAGAGAAGAACttacacaatatacagtatataatactGACAGAGAGTGTATGTTAAGTGGTTAGAACAACATGAACTTACATTAGTGCAAACAGACTGATTCCTATGTTCCACACTGGCCTATTTTGATTTCCCTGAAGTTgttttaaacaaatatttatgCAGGAATGATGCACTGAATCACAAAATCCattaaaatatggaataaagCTTGCCGCAGTGTCAACAACTGTGCCTGAGACACTGAACAGAACATTAATTGTGTATATGACCCACAGGCAATCAAGCAAGTAATAACACACCTTTCCTCTACAAGCTCAATTAAACCTTGCAAAAGGTGAAATATTTTTCAGTTATGGCCAACAGTggctttttctctctttacaGCAGTGCAGCTGTTGAAATGAACTGCTTTGAATCGCTTACTAAGTCCATTAGTGTTTACTGAAAAGACCTTGAGTGGAACACATGAGATTGTAGTGCTCTAATGAAGCAATTAAAGTATgaattcaaactttttttgagtgtcactgtctctctctctctctctctctctttgtttttataaaatctTCCAAGAACTGATAAATCTGATAATAAGATATTTAAGCTTGCATTAATATTGTAGTATGTATCGTGTAGTCCTTTCCTTCCACTTTTGATCTTTGATTTTGTTCTGCTGTAACTGCTGTAACTCTGGgaagaaagaaatgataaaGATGGGAAAATATGTAAATGTCAGTTCTGATTATTGGTAAAATGAGTCCCATTACAGTGAATATTTAAGCTTTTGAAGGATTTCTCGAGTTTGCCTTTGCTTTCAGAACAATACGCTTATAATTACACTAGAGGTCGCTGCTGTCAAACCTTTCCTATTTTCTTGCAATTCTCCCAGGAGTTTGATTAGaaaagattatttaaagaattgTAGCTTCAGATGTATTTTCGGCAAGTGAGTTCAGACCTATGTTTTTATTGCATGATCAATAACTATAACCTAGGACAGAGTTTAAATGCTGGAAGAATTGTAgttgctctctctcacactgcaCTGCCCTTTCTCTCATTATGGAGAGAAACTGTGAACAGCCTCATTGTGCTGAGTGTATAAGGGCTGTGTTCCTCATAAAACAAAAGGCCCTTCAGTGGCAGAGATAGCCATAGTGCAGTGCCACCAATCAGCCAAGCTGCAGACAGTGTGGGTGCTCACACACAGCTGCTCCATCTACACTGCTGCTGTGGCAGATAACACAGGGTAGAGGGGCGATGCCAGAGATCAAGCAGGATCCTGAAAGAGGAGGTGAAAACGTGAAGAGGACGGCAGGGATGAGGCTTCGCTCCTGTTTCTGTGCAGAACTGTTTGATTTGCATCTAAAGCTGGAAgagaatgtgtttgtttgtgtgtttgcctggATTGCCTCATGGGTTTTTGTGAGGACTAGACTGGTGATCTATGATAGCCACCAAGTGTTTTAGTAATCtgagcattttcttttcttattgcaGAAACTGTTGGCTCAGCTTCTTCAAAGGAGCAACAGCTGAAAAGACAACAGATGACAATAATGACATGACAAAGCCTGTAGCATTGCATAACAGACTGATGGTGTGAACTTTGACCTTTGACAGTGCTGAATATGAGTTAAACTATCAGTGTAGGTCAAGATATACCTCTAGCTGTCCTTTAGCTAGCCTTTAGTTTGTTTCCCTCGTGTGTTACCATTACTTATTATTCAAGTTACAGAGCTTAACATCTGTTTTTCTGTAAGATAAAACCATGGCAAGCTTTCAGAAGCCCAGAAGGTCATTTAACATTACTTACTGTAGCGCTGTTTTGAAGGTTTTCCAGAACCTTCAAAGACTCTTTTGCCCATCTGGATAAATAGATATATATTTCTGATGCACAATAAAAGAAGAGCTTTAATCAGTTTTCCTTATTGCGACTCTACTTTATTAACTAAACATAAATGAATGAGaaggttttttttatattaatgtgtTGTACAACTCCATTCATGGAGATATGTTCATCTTTGCTTGGATAAGAGACACAAATTAGCAGTTTAGGACAGGTTAAATTGTCTTGGGCAGATGACAGAAAATACTTGATGCACTCGGACAGAGTGAATTGAAATACCGTCGAAGCAGCGCTAAGTGTTGTTAAATGGCCTTCTGGGTTTTTGAAAGATTGCCATAAATTATGTCTTATGTCTTTTGAGAAAAAACATGCTGATCTCTGTGCCTCAGCTGTCCTAGCTGCCCTTGTGATATGCAAGATGGCCaaaatgaatgtatgaaattgtgtcTCTTCTTTTTTAGTTGTATCACATTGAGCATCATATAGACACACTGACTGACTTTTGATGTAAGATATAAGCCAGCAATGTATGCAGTTTATCCGTGTTATCTTGTTTTCAGTTGATTGCAAATTGCCTTTCTTTCCGGAATACTTCATGTGATAGGATGCAGAGTAAGCTCTCACTGCACCATAAAGCACTGATGCTGATGTCCTCACACAGCCACTTTCACATGATCTCATGTGACGTGAAGCAGtgatacaaaacaaaatcatttaTAATGCTTCACAGTCCCTTCCAGGACAGTCTTCAACTGCCATCCTCATTATATAACCAATAAGCAGAGTGAAGCATGAAGTGGGCTCTGCCATTATTCGGTGCCAGCTACTAGCTGTTAAGATGGAGCAATGTGACCTCTTCTCACTGGAAATGCCCTGTTAATGGACAGTGCCGATTTGAATGGATCTTTTGTCCCTATCTTTGTCTCATGACGGACTGGAGCCCgccattgcagatttagatttGTGGGATTTAAAGAGAGTGCTGCTTACCAACATGATGGAGCTGGGGATAAATCAAAAGTGAGATGTGTGAATCTTTATTTGTGAGACAACAGAGATTGTTATTTTACTCATTAGCCTTTAAAGTCAGAGTTCTTTCATAGTTCAGCTGTTTCATCTATCTAAATTTGCAATGATGTCTTTGGTTTTTGTAAACCTTATATTAATGTCATATCAGTGCCCATACATGTGTGGGTGTCTTTAGACTATAGGAGATCATCAATAACAGCACTCATGgttctgtttgtttcttttttttaattagtaaTTTTAGACTTGAAAGTACAACACAACTATGAACCATGACTGCTGGTTGAAGGTTAtttactctgtgtgtatgtgtgtgtgtgtgtgtgttttctctattCAACTTTACATAGAAGGTTTCACTATGCAATGTAATTCTTTAAACTTCAACTTTAggtattttatatttgaaattAATTAGATGTATTTAATATTTGAGTTGTGTTTAGATATTATTTTCTTCCaaatgtgactgtaaaatgtttGTCTCTAAGTACTGGTGAAAAGTTGTGTTCCCCCCCCCCAACTGTATCGACATAATAACAGAGGTTAGATAAAATAATTTCCATGAAGTTGGGATTTATTATTGTGTATTATCTGTCCTTGCACACTAACAGAAAGTCCTATTTTACTGTCTGCTCCCTGCACCTTATCTTTCTTCAAGCATTCTGGttcttaaaaaaagcaaaagatcACCTCTTTGTAACATCCTATAGAGATGAATATTGAGGTCCAGTGAAATCGGCATGCAGAGAAAAACTCCTCGGTAGTGTTTTATTTCCATTCATATTTTATCCTGAAAGAAGAGTTTGGAGAAATTGAGGTTTCTGAGCATCATGTCACTAGGCTGCACCTTATAGTTCCTATTTCAAACGGTGTGAGGCAATGATTGGATGTGCTCCTGTGACTATACCTTAAGTGTTCATGCTCGAAACACACTGCACCTGGAAAGCTGTACTTTCATTTTCTACTgttgggagagaaaaaaaagctttcaggAACCAAGCCTGGTTCCAGGCCTGTTGACACCTGCATGTGTTCTGCCTGCATTCCCTTCTGAAGTGGGTGGCCATGTGGTGCAATGCAGAGTGCACAATGAGTGCATGATTGAGGTGAGCCACAGTGTTTGAATGGGCCATGTACAGAAATAATTTAGTGCATGGTGCCTTGATAACAAGTTGAGTAGCTTGTTGTAAGTGTCATGAACAATTTCTTGTGAGGAACCAAGCACTGCATGAGTCAACATTACACTGGATTTGCAAGactacatttttttcctcacaTAATGCTGCTTCTAGCTTACTCTGACTGAATAACAACATATACATAATAATATCTGTGAGTGAGGGCTGTGTAGGCTATATTATTCGAATTTACGCTCACTGTGTGGGCTGCCACAGTATTTCTGAGCCCATCGAACCCGTTGGGTCAAGTTGAGCAACGGACACCAAGAAAGTGGCCGGAAATTAAGTGGTttaacttcaaaataaaatgctagGTTCATGCTCTGTGTCTGGCAGCTTCCAGGCCGGGTCATGTTGGTTCAACTCAAGTTCTGTAAGGTCTATTCCAAACTCTTATCTGTAATTTGACAAAATAATATTGCCTTAATGTTGCTTTTTCGGGACACCACATTCAATTTCTGATGTGCAAGGtatagcttgttttgtctgaccaacagtccaaaacgtTCAATTTGTAATGATAAAGggaagaaaagcaacaaatcctctgttttaagaaaatgtaatcTACATTAATGTTTTCATAAATTGACCAGAATGAAGTCCACATAGAACTTTTCTTTACTGCTTCTCACAGTGAAAGCCCAGTACAACTCAAGTCAAACTACTAGGCTATTTTCAAAGTCAAGATTAACCTTTTTGCTTAATCTCAGAAAACGTATATTCTGTTAAGCCTATGGTAGGTCAAATGATAGGAAATACACAGTCATTAAACATAATTTAAGTTATTTTCTAGCCTATATTCGTTAAATCCGTTCTTTGTTTTAGTGGTATTATGCACACAGTATCGCAAAAGTGCTTAGTCGTTttattttgtgcttttattttgaaatccgGGACCGGAAGTTGTACTTTGTTTGTTTCTGGTAGCTTATGCTCGTTAATAACGGGCGCTAGAGGTAGCTTTAGGACCCTGCGGTGCGTTGCGTTGAAGCACATGGTCCCCACTCATAAGACAACACTTGTCGCCAGTAATTGCCCTGGAATTGATGCATTCCAGTGGGAGACAGCAGCGGCTTGTGCATTTGTTAATGTTTTCACCGCTTGCTCTTTATTTCTGTGACATTTCTCAATTTGGCGCGAGGCAGCTTTGGACTTGAACGTCTGTGAATGGGGAAAGTGCACGGAGTTGAATCAGCTGTCTTCGGGATTTCCTATGGCACCACTCGGCTATTGATCATATTTCAGGaagtcatttaatttttttttttggggggggggggtctcccGCACATCAGCTGTTGTTGGATTGTATGATGGTTGCGTTGCAGTGAAACAGTTGGCCAGTCCCGTCCACGCTTCAGCCGGGCATCATGAACCTCTGGAGCCGGAGTCTGAAGTTTGTTATTTTGACAGCACTTCAGGCTTTATCAGTCTCTATCTCGGTTCGTTCCAGATCTGTTGAAGGTAAGAGGCGAAGAAGAGGTA includes:
- the c21h10orf90 gene encoding (E2-independent) E3 ubiquitin-conjugating enzyme FATS isoform X2 encodes the protein MPALDKEATGRAKRQPGIPSFSRGSSSCRSPSLCESSLGSQESLQTGFLSPAEHRESRERAHMMQAPRKEQAQLSSLAPVKIGWLPIQRRVMMVGDACNQSQFLDHSTCQVKWKQTITPTFQKNLATANRPQDEEEAEKSQSALGEKTWQTPDQGSPNNKQVPEKRSFPANEGYRPVGWQALRRGWNTNRVSAFPRGSQSNDLPTGTSLDPNRKSSLMKTTSIDPLNHAPLHQTTVADPFKPSHTLLQRTNSTDTNKTHTPLHRTGSVQPIRATAPLCRTNSISQPSHIQTNSAVTTLIPQNKAGFSSITISSRKLSRSCSLPGPDTCNHSSRSSASTSSPLSHQSMDPNARQVTVQRKATIVKVTEERMMSSPSTKRAGTPTTSHTLDTVVHRRKATIIKVTTHKESYSPAKAGCGTRHPEYRHSYTEGVYKENSMWSPGKHSQHNAAPSYHHLDSTKGPNSAEAPNASTSDPEKNGRTLHRSTLSLFVSNLPAIAAPAPSVVSPKAVGQRSDRLHRPLSCYGNMFGHTEQSKENVTQPATSKWSFEQPQETNINPVNSDSSFISRRTAAKEADQLVADTLKPNGGQKERLPPEIAVRRASPCLTLIKAPDPHSHQSQEEVLALNAAAIIANIKLQRQLSKKKTPNGNCEKDSAASPQGNAAVTEDGKCMKPHPDQRTVQRHNQSHAPFVPLSPDPQTLSLQDALQQSRPDFISRSKSRLQELERRAQERRDLADSVDPRSDAALRQRRARSAQCTSLNDNLFKPRDRAITGKEMQLRSKRNCWLSFFKGATAEKTTDDNNDMTKPVALHNRLMV
- the c21h10orf90 gene encoding (E2-independent) E3 ubiquitin-conjugating enzyme FATS isoform X1, which translates into the protein MPALDKEATGRAKRQPGIPSFSRGSSSCRSPSLCESSLGSQESLQTGFLSPAEHRESRERAHMMQAPRKEQAQLSSLAPVKIGWLPIQRRVMMVGDACNQSQFLDHSTCQVKWKQTITPTFQKNLATANRPQDEEEAEKSQSALGEKTWQTPDQGSPNNKQVPEKRSFPANEGYRPVGWQALRRGWNTNRVSAFPRGSQSNDLPTGTSLDPNRKSSLMKTTSIDPLNHAPLHQTTVADPFKPSHTLLQRTNSTDTNKTHTPLHRTGSVQPIRATAPLCRTNSISQPSHIQTNSAVTTLIPQNKAGFSSITISSRKLSRSCSLPGPDTCNHSSRSSASTSSPLSHQSMDPNARQVTVQRKATIVKVTEERMMSSPSTKRAGTPTTSHTLDTVVHRRKATIIKVTTHKESYSPAKAGCGTRHPEYRHSYTEGVYKENSMWSPGKHSQHNAAPSYHHLDSTKGPNSAEAPNASTSDPEKNGRTLHRSTLSLFVSNLPAIAAPAPSVVSPKAVGQRSDRLHRPLSCYGNMFGHTEQSKENVTQPATSKWSFEQPQETNINPVNSDSSFISRRTAAKEADQLVADTLKPNGGQKERLPPEIAVRRASPCLTLIKAPDPHSHQSQEEVLALNAAAIIANIKLQRQLSKKKTPNGNCEKDSAASPQGNAAVTEDGKCMKPHPDQRTVQRHNQSHAPFVPLSPDPQTLSLQDALQQSRPDFISRSKSRLQELERRAQERRDLADSVDPRSDAALRQRRARSAQCTSLNDNLFKPRDRAITGKEMQLRSKRSHVEVKKKKQEEKKREACLSNRQRVELFKKKLLAQLLQRSNS